The sequence AGCAATAGGTCAGATCAGCTTTTGgattattttaggtttatttgtcagggaaaatgaacaaaaaccgtaaaatgaaaagaaaacaaaaaaaaacaaacaattgaaCCAAGCTGTTTAGGATTTAACAAAACCATTTTAACTTCACTGAattacttctgtttttcttttttttatacatatttataaaCCTAATGCATTTTTGTATCAAAACAGTCAACATATTTGACCCAAAATTTCTGCTatgtcagaaagaaaaagaaaatatacttGTAGTTTTACAACACATCAAAGAGCATATTTTCTGCATAGATTCTgacattataaaacaaatcaaccCAAAATATCTGTgccaaataaaaatctgctgatttctctgaacagaaaaatgattCAGATCtattaaaatactaaatgtaCTAAACAGGAACAAGCCTGAGCTCCACCTCCAAAAACAACACCTACCAACACATCAGTTTTTAGGACAATAATGTCCCGTTGTTTGACACATTGATCTCTGAGCAGGGGAGAAGCAGCACAACAGGAAACtatcagcaacaaaaacagaaatttatttcagtttacaGATCTCAGCTGTGTCTCCAAACTGAAAGTAGAAGCGTATTCCAGCATGTAGCGGCTGAGTAAAGGTGGTCTGGACTTTGTAGAGGAGAGTCATGGTCTCAGAGACGCTGTAGAAAGACAGGGTACCGGCTCTGTGGTCCAGGTACACTCCGACTGTGGAGAACTCCCTACCTGGGATGGGAGTGCCGATGCTGTTGTGCCaaaatttattattgttttcttgaCAAAGTAAAGCCCAGGATTTGTCATTATATCcaaattcatctttttgtttatcaACATCCTTGTATGCGACTGCTACATAACCTCCATTTCCTCCCCACTTCATCTCCCAGTAACAACGTCCCATCAGGCTCTCTTTACTCAAAATCTGAAATTTCACAGTGAATCTCTCTGAATGATCAACAACAGACCGATTAATGTTTTGAGTTAATGTTACTTTTTTGTTCCCCTCAGATAATAACAGGTTAACATGTGCTGTGTTTGGATCCAGTGTAATATCgtgtgaatattttaaaaagtcagctctgttttttggttctggttctgacagcAAAACATCCACTTCAGTGACTCTCAGTGAGATGTTTGTCCATGTGTCTCTCAGAATGTCCCGCAGTTTGTCCCTGAGCTCTGACACAGCTGCTGTCACATCTTTAAAGTAGCTCAGAGGACGAACGTTGATGCTGGATGAGTATGGAGACTCACTGAGTTCTGACACTGAGGGGTAGCTGTGCAGAAACTGGTTGTGCTCCTCTGTGTTTGAGAGCTGCTTCAGTTCAGCGGCTTCCTTCTTCAGCTCAGcgatctcctgctccagcttccCCTGAAGCTCTTTGACTCGACTCACCTCAGTTTCCTGCTGGGACCTGACCAGCTGCTTCACCTCAGAGCTTCTTCCCTGGATGACCCGGATCAGCTCAGTGAAGATCTTCTCACTGTCCTCCACGGTTTTCTCAGCAGAGACGTTGatagcctcctcctcctcctgaagcaGGTTCACGTCTCTCTCTCGGCCCTGGATTCTCTGCTGAATGTTCTCTAGCCTCATCTCAAGCTCCTTTTGTTTCTTGCGCcattctgctgcagctgagacgATGTCGTGGCCTTTGTGTTCATCCACCGCACAGACATAACAGACGCCCTGCTGATCAGTGCGGCAGAACATCTTCATCACCTCATCGTGATGAGAGCAGATGTTCTCACAGAGCTTCTTGGAGGGCTCCACCAGCTGATGTTTCTTTAACTGCGTTACATGATAATGGGCCTGGAGGTGTTTCTCACAGTAAGAGACCAAACACACCAAACAGGACTTTATAGCTTTTAGTTTTCTCACAGTGCAGACATCACAGGCCACATCTTCAGGTCCAGCATAGCTGGGATCAGCAGGAGCAGCTTCGAGTCCAGTCGTCTTCAGCTGCTCGACTAAAGTTGCTAACATGATGTTTCTCTCTAGAACAGGCCTCGGTGTGAAGGTTTTCCTGCACTGAGGGCAGCTGTGGATCTTCTTCTGATCCTCTTCATCCCAGAAGTCTTCAATGCACTTCATGCAGTAGCTGTGTCCACATGGAATAGCGACCGGATCCTTCAGTAGATCCAGACAGATGGAACAAGAGAAGCTTTCTCTGTTCAGCTGAACTCCTTTCTGCGCCATTTCACCTTTCAGTGTACGTGGAAGTTACGCTTCCTGGTCACAGAAACCAGTCTGAGCTCTGATTCACAAGTCATGTGTTTGTAAAGCGAATGAGGTGTGTCAGCATATAACACTGATCAGTAAACTGTAGATCTAGTGGGGAGTGAACACGGCTGTTTGAGAGCAGGAAGAAGAGGGAGGAGTTATCACAGCAGATACTGTGggtttaagctttttaaaagcaacaaccTTTCAGTATCAATTCAAGTTTAGATCAactttttgtaatgtttgtatCTACAATTTATCATCTCACTCACCTAAATTAGTTATTGCATTTTTGACAGCaataattattgcctgctgctgagAGGGAGTTTTTTGTGAGGGAAAGTATCTGGTGTACATGGGGCAGTATTGTGTGAGTACGAGAAACAATCCTGGTGCTTACGGAGTAGATTCTgatgtgcaacaaaaaaaagtgtctaaagCACACAAAACTTTGTCAAGCGCCAGAGAAGATCTGGTGCAATTTGGCATCTGTGTTTCCAGTTTGAAAAGTCAAATAGACtcttaaaatacatttgaaacatttgaatACAGTATTATCATTTACTTTAGCTTCACTGAGTTTTTGGATGACATTATTAGGAAGATGTGCTGTTTTAAGGAAGgaaggtatatatatatatatataaattcttctgagccattctttctagcagtttgagtttaaagacatttagctttaacatgAAATATCTGACGTTGACTTCGAACAGGGTTTGAAGTTTGACTGTCAACAGGTTGGATTGTCAACGTTTACCTGTTTTCTCACTCTGCTTATGTTTGTattccaaaattaaaaatgactaaacattaATGCTATAATGTATTTCTTACAATAACAACATGTGGTATTCCTGTTCCGGTCCATGACaactgaaatatattttatgcGTTATGCCATACAAGCTGTAGATTAGTAGCTATAAATGGCATTTTTCATAAACGGCATTATTCAGTAATTTGCTTCCATTGTGCTTGGGCTTTACCTCAATCAGTCTTCTTCAAACTACTGCCATCAGTAGCTTTACTCCCCCCACACACATTTAGGTAGAGATGACAAACTGCCTGAAACAGCAGAAGCCATGTAGGGTCTTCACCTCCCTAAACACCATGCTCTGAGTAAGCATATCTTGATCCCTGTAGCTCAGTGGATTAAGCTATGTGACATGATGCGAATCCTCACAATCTTTGTcacattgtcctttttttctccccattgCTTAGTGAAATTAAGCTGAAAAAGCTTTGATGTGGCAGAAAATGAAGGAAGAAATACAGAAGGACTGTGACAGATTGAGGGAGGATGGGGACGGGAGGTGGGGGAAGAACATATTTTGCTCTCAAAGATTGATAAAAGAGATATTTTTGTAACTCCAGGCTAATTCAATGAGCGGTCCCTGATCTTGCTGGGGATCCTCAGGCTGGCTTCAAAACAATTAGCTGGAGAATAAGAGCGGTTTAAAAGACAGTGAGACGAGGAGATCTTCAAACAGCCGTGGGTATTTCCCCATGGAGGACACATTTTTACAACCTCCTTCCTCTTCTGCTCTAATACTGATAGCCAGTCTCGAGCTGCAGGGAGAGAAGAAGTGAAAaagagatgaaaagaaaaggacaCAAGCACAGAGTAAAATTGGGGAGAAATAGAAAATTTGATGTAACTGAGTGTGAGGTCTAATATGGTGTTAGAAAGAGAAAGGGAAAATTTATAGAAGCTGGTCGAATGGAGAGAAATGTGAGTTTAAACAGGCGAAAGCAAAGAAATCAAATCAGAGAAATACTGGAAAATAAAGCACCGGACTATTATTTGTGTCATAGTTTAGGTCCTATACACACTACTctggaaatttttaaaaactgatattttctgCTGCCTTTGCACCTCCTGCCCACACACaatttttggtgagaaaaatctatatttttaaaaatgcttacCAAAGttaagacttttaaaatgtcttttactGGTGCTTCAGTGTGGACAGGAAATACAAAGGTTTTCAGATCcctagaaacaaacaaatataaagccgtttttatcagcttctctttttctttgctcGGTCTCGCTTTATCTTGTTGCtaattaaactttcaaatgTTAATAGTTCGTGGCACTGAATTTTTCTACATTATCAATAAATCAGTGGCAATCTAGCATTGCTGTTTATACATATATGTAAACGCAAGACACatatatttatctgttttgaaTACTGCTAAGTCCGTTTGAATTGCTATcagttttattcagaaacaaGCTTGCTTGTTTTGCACATCTGTAACACATACATCAGGTCCCTGTGGAGCAGCGGACCATGTCACAAGAATACTCCCACTTGTAACTCCTACTTTCTGCATGATGAATGGGCTTCCCCTCCGAGAGTAAACAACAAAGTCATCTCACCTCAAACCACCAAGTCTCTGTCACTTCTAAAGGAGTAAGTCAAAGGTTTCAGTCCTCTACATGTAGCATAAAGTCATTATTAGATGCATTAGAACGAAAACTcgacacaaaacattttctgtggtGTAACTTCAAGTTTGCATCACATGAATTTTGATGATATAAACAATTCTGGGTTGCTTAATACACTGAAATTGAAAACCTTGTTCATTTTCTGACCTGATTTTGCGGCAGCTTTTTCTAACTTGTTGCCTTGAAAACAATG is a genomic window of Kryptolebias marmoratus isolate JLee-2015 linkage group LG16, ASM164957v2, whole genome shotgun sequence containing:
- the LOC108241054 gene encoding tripartite motif-containing protein 16-like; its protein translation is MAQKGVQLNRESFSCSICLDLLKDPVAIPCGHSYCMKCIEDFWDEEDQKKIHSCPQCRKTFTPRPVLERNIMLATLVEQLKTTGLEAAPADPSYAGPEDVACDVCTVRKLKAIKSCLVCLVSYCEKHLQAHYHVTQLKKHQLVEPSKKLCENICSHHDEVMKMFCRTDQQGVCYVCAVDEHKGHDIVSAAAEWRKKQKELEMRLENIQQRIQGRERDVNLLQEEEEAINVSAEKTVEDSEKIFTELIRVIQGRSSEVKQLVRSQQETEVSRVKELQGKLEQEIAELKKEAAELKQLSNTEEHNQFLHSYPSVSELSESPYSSSINVRPLSYFKDVTAAVSELRDKLRDILRDTWTNISLRVTEVDVLLSEPEPKNRADFLKYSHDITLDPNTAHVNLLLSEGNKKVTLTQNINRSVVDHSERFTVKFQILSKESLMGRCYWEMKWGGNGGYVAVAYKDVDKQKDEFGYNDKSWALLCQENNNKFWHNSIGTPIPGREFSTVGVYLDHRAGTLSFYSVSETMTLLYKVQTTFTQPLHAGIRFYFQFGDTAEICKLK